A window of Streptomyces sp. SAI-127 contains these coding sequences:
- a CDS encoding ABC transporter substrate-binding protein, which yields MNRRTLLGGLFAAASVPALASCSSGVTSLDGQGSSSGGGGSSKGGLTIGTANFTENQVLGYLYAAVLQQAGVKVKVRPNLGTREIVIPALKAGDIDLLPEYQGALLNYLAPKDASAEPGTMQNALTVALPGGLQVLPYGQAADSDCFAVTRATARKYGLTSLADLAKQNGELVIGAAPEVKKRRVGAVGLKDVYGVEFKEFKSLDSDGPLVKGALKKGDVDVANLFTTDTDIAANGWVVLTDPRNLIPSQHIVPLIADRKADDTVRKALARLGNVLTTEQLTQLNSQVDNDKKDPEDVANAYAKQHGLA from the coding sequence ATGAACCGACGCACTCTCCTCGGCGGCCTCTTCGCAGCGGCCTCCGTCCCCGCCCTCGCCTCCTGCTCCAGCGGCGTCACCTCCCTCGACGGCCAGGGGAGCTCGTCCGGTGGCGGCGGCTCCAGCAAGGGCGGTCTCACCATCGGCACCGCCAACTTCACCGAGAACCAGGTGCTGGGCTACCTCTACGCGGCGGTGCTCCAGCAGGCCGGCGTGAAGGTGAAGGTCCGCCCGAACCTCGGCACCCGCGAGATCGTGATCCCCGCGCTCAAGGCGGGCGACATCGACCTGCTGCCCGAGTACCAGGGCGCCCTGCTCAACTACCTCGCCCCGAAGGACGCCTCCGCCGAGCCGGGCACCATGCAGAACGCGCTCACCGTGGCACTGCCCGGCGGCCTCCAGGTACTGCCGTACGGCCAGGCGGCCGACTCCGACTGCTTCGCCGTCACCCGGGCGACGGCACGGAAGTACGGCCTGACCTCCCTCGCCGACCTCGCCAAGCAGAACGGCGAGCTGGTCATCGGGGCCGCGCCCGAGGTGAAGAAGCGCCGGGTGGGCGCGGTCGGGCTGAAGGACGTGTACGGCGTCGAGTTCAAGGAGTTCAAGTCGCTCGACTCGGACGGCCCGCTGGTCAAGGGCGCTCTGAAGAAGGGGGACGTGGACGTGGCGAACCTCTTCACCACCGACACCGACATCGCGGCCAACGGCTGGGTGGTGCTGACCGATCCCAGGAACCTCATCCCCAGCCAGCACATCGTCCCCCTCATCGCCGACCGCAAGGCCGACGACACGGTCCGCAAGGCGCTCGCCCGCCTCGGCAACGTCCTCACCACCGAGCAGCTCACCCAGCTCAACAGCCAGGTCGACAACGACAAGAAGGACCCGGAGGACGTGGCGAACGCGTACGCGAAGCAGCACGGGCTGGCCTAG
- a CDS encoding MurR/RpiR family transcriptional regulator yields MTDTGGVDTPAGRLQALFEGHRLTPTQRRIAHSMVRRAADVPFLSSVELAELAGVSQPSVTRFAVALGFDGYPALRRHLREVAPAEQSAASASYNEYQQAVEAEIENLRHLAEILADPRPVQRAGRLLAASRPLPVLGLRAAASQAYGFAYFAAKVHPDVRLLNEGGTMIHDRIDAAVRAGASTLLCFALPRHPREVVDTLAYAKEAGLSVVTVADSAFAPVAKVSDLLLPAAVGTGLAFDTACAPMLLGRVLLEAMCDDLPDAQARLEEFDARAAARGLFVE; encoded by the coding sequence ATGACCGACACGGGTGGAGTGGACACTCCCGCGGGACGGCTGCAGGCACTGTTCGAGGGGCACCGGCTCACGCCGACCCAGCGGCGCATCGCACACAGCATGGTGCGGCGGGCCGCGGACGTGCCGTTCCTGTCCAGCGTGGAGCTGGCCGAACTGGCCGGGGTCAGCCAGCCCTCCGTCACCCGCTTCGCCGTCGCCCTCGGCTTCGACGGCTACCCCGCCCTGCGCCGACACCTGCGCGAGGTCGCGCCCGCCGAACAGTCGGCGGCCTCGGCGTCGTACAACGAGTACCAGCAGGCCGTCGAGGCCGAGATCGAGAACCTCAGGCACCTGGCGGAGATCCTCGCCGACCCGCGGCCGGTGCAGAGGGCCGGCCGGCTGCTCGCCGCCTCCCGCCCCCTGCCGGTGCTCGGTCTGCGGGCCGCCGCCTCCCAGGCGTACGGCTTCGCGTACTTCGCCGCCAAGGTCCACCCGGACGTACGGCTGCTCAACGAGGGCGGCACGATGATCCACGACCGCATCGACGCCGCCGTCCGCGCGGGCGCCTCGACCCTGCTGTGCTTCGCGCTGCCCCGGCACCCCCGTGAGGTCGTCGACACCCTCGCCTACGCCAAGGAGGCGGGCCTGAGCGTCGTCACGGTCGCCGACTCCGCCTTCGCCCCGGTCGCCAAGGTCTCCGACCTGCTGCTGCCCGCCGCCGTCGGCACCGGCCTCGCCTTCGACACCGCCTGCGCCCCGATGCTCCTCGGCCGGGTGCTGCTGGAGGCGATGTGCGACGACCTGCCGGACGCGCAGGCCCGGCTGGAGGAGTTCGACGCGCGGGCGGCGGCGCGGGGACTCTTCGTGGAGTAG
- a CDS encoding aromatic amino acid ammonia-lyase → MSSRIVDTPDPVKVGHTGLVILDGIGLGVADVVRLADGSARPVPGTDAMKRVTESWDAARQIAATGRVYGRSTGVGANRNEDVPTEAAAEHGLRLLRSHAGAIGEELPARQVRATLAVRANQLLAGGAGLRPTVVTALCEALESGAYPVVNEFGSVGTGDIAALAQVGLALAGEHPWRGADGAAGGAPEPQLLDNNDALAFISSNALTLGQAALALHELRGLIEATQVVGALSLLAVDGSHEAYAAPVHAARPHRGSVEVARRMRELIGAEDRPTPPLGRIQDPYGFRCLPQIHGPAQDAADTLEEVLAIEINAAAENPLISPEDMAAYHHGGFYQAQLALALDHFRLALTQVARLSTSRLSTLNEPAFTRLRPFLADQEPASSGVMILEYAAGAALGDLRAFSAPASLGHAVLSRGVEEQASFASLAARQTLRACGAYRLVVGCELVAAVRALRQRDLRPDPDLPVGRALELAEAVLEEDAADRPLTGDVTAAAALLDRFTDIWRGSEA, encoded by the coding sequence ATGTCGTCTCGGATCGTGGACACTCCTGATCCCGTCAAGGTCGGGCACACGGGCTTGGTGATCCTCGACGGGATCGGTCTCGGCGTCGCGGACGTCGTCCGCCTCGCCGACGGGAGCGCGCGACCGGTGCCCGGGACCGACGCGATGAAGCGCGTGACGGAGTCCTGGGACGCCGCCCGCCAGATCGCCGCGACCGGACGCGTCTACGGCCGCTCGACCGGTGTCGGCGCCAACCGGAACGAGGACGTGCCCACCGAGGCGGCCGCCGAACACGGTCTGCGGCTGCTGCGCAGCCACGCCGGCGCGATCGGCGAGGAACTCCCGGCCCGGCAGGTCCGGGCGACGCTCGCGGTGCGGGCCAACCAACTGCTCGCGGGGGGCGCGGGGCTGCGGCCGACCGTCGTGACGGCCCTGTGCGAGGCCCTGGAGAGCGGGGCGTATCCGGTCGTCAACGAGTTCGGCTCGGTGGGCACGGGGGACATCGCGGCCCTGGCCCAGGTGGGACTGGCGCTGGCGGGGGAGCATCCCTGGCGAGGGGCGGACGGCGCTGCCGGGGGTGCCCCCGAGCCCCAGCTCCTCGACAACAACGACGCCCTGGCCTTCATCAGCAGCAATGCCCTCACCCTCGGCCAGGCCGCCCTCGCGCTGCACGAACTGCGCGGGCTCATCGAGGCCACGCAGGTCGTCGGGGCGCTGTCGCTGCTGGCCGTGGACGGGTCGCACGAGGCGTACGCCGCCCCCGTGCACGCCGCCCGCCCGCACCGCGGATCCGTCGAAGTGGCGCGGCGGATGCGGGAGTTGATCGGGGCGGAGGACCGGCCCACCCCGCCGCTCGGCCGGATCCAGGACCCGTACGGCTTCCGGTGCCTCCCCCAGATCCACGGGCCCGCCCAGGACGCCGCCGACACCCTGGAGGAGGTCCTCGCGATCGAGATCAACGCGGCCGCCGAGAACCCCCTCATCTCGCCCGAGGACATGGCCGCCTACCACCACGGCGGCTTCTACCAGGCCCAACTCGCCCTGGCACTCGACCACTTCAGGCTGGCCCTCACCCAGGTCGCCCGCCTGTCCACGTCCCGGCTCTCCACGCTCAACGAGCCCGCCTTCACCCGCCTGAGGCCCTTCCTCGCCGACCAGGAGCCCGCCTCCTCCGGCGTGATGATCCTGGAGTACGCCGCCGGAGCCGCCCTCGGCGACCTGCGGGCCTTCTCCGCGCCCGCCTCGCTCGGCCACGCTGTACTCTCCCGAGGCGTCGAGGAACAGGCCAGCTTCGCCTCGCTCGCCGCCCGTCAGACACTGCGTGCCTGCGGCGCGTACCGTCTCGTCGTCGGCTGCGAACTCGTGGCCGCCGTAAGGGCGCTGCGCCAGCGCGACCTCCGGCCCGACCCGGACCTCCCGGTGGGCCGCGCGCTGGAGCTCGCCGAGGCGGTGCTCGAAGAGGACGCGGCCGACCGGCCGCTCACGGGCGACGTGACGGCGGCGGCCGCACTGCTCGACCGGTTCACGGACATCTGGAGGGGGAGCGAGGCATGA
- a CDS encoding cystathionine beta-synthase, protein MQFHDSMISLVGNTPLVRLNSVTKGIKATVLAKVEYFNPGGSVKDRIALRMIEAAEESGALKPGGTIVEPTSGNTGVGLAIVAQQKGYHCIFVCPDKVSTDKINVLRAYGADVVVCPTAVDPEHPDSYYNVSDRLVRETPGAWKPDQYSNPNNPLSHYHSTGPELWEQTEGKITHFVAGVGTGGTISGTGRYLKDASDGKVQVVGADPEGSVYSGGSGRPYLVEGVGEDFWPTAYDRTVADEIVAVSDKDSFQMTRRLAKEEGLLVGGSCGMAVVAALRVAERLDENGVVVVLLPDSGRGYLSKIFNDEWMADYGFLEDEGPSARVADVLNDKVHGAIPSLVHMHPDETVGQAIEVLREYGVSQMPIVKPGAGHPDVMAAEVVGSVVERELLDALFTQRASLEDPLEKHMSAPLPQVGSGEPVGDLMSVLGRADAAIVLVEGKPTGVISRQDLLAFLAKGGK, encoded by the coding sequence GTGCAATTCCACGACTCGATGATCAGCCTCGTCGGCAACACCCCGCTGGTGAGGCTCAACAGCGTGACCAAGGGCATCAAGGCGACCGTCCTGGCCAAGGTCGAGTACTTCAACCCCGGCGGCTCCGTGAAGGACCGCATCGCCCTGCGCATGATCGAGGCGGCGGAGGAGAGCGGGGCGCTGAAGCCCGGGGGCACCATCGTCGAGCCGACCAGCGGAAACACCGGGGTCGGGCTTGCCATCGTGGCGCAGCAGAAGGGGTACCACTGCATCTTCGTGTGCCCCGACAAGGTGTCGACGGACAAGATCAACGTCCTGCGGGCCTACGGCGCCGATGTCGTCGTCTGCCCGACCGCCGTGGACCCCGAGCACCCGGACTCCTACTACAACGTCTCCGACCGGCTGGTGCGCGAGACGCCCGGCGCGTGGAAGCCCGACCAGTACTCCAACCCCAACAACCCGCTCTCCCACTACCACTCCACCGGCCCCGAGCTGTGGGAGCAGACGGAGGGGAAGATCACCCACTTCGTGGCGGGCGTCGGCACCGGCGGCACCATCTCCGGCACCGGCCGCTACCTGAAGGACGCCAGTGACGGCAAGGTCCAGGTCGTCGGCGCCGACCCCGAGGGGTCCGTGTACTCCGGCGGGTCCGGGCGGCCGTATCTCGTCGAGGGCGTCGGCGAGGACTTCTGGCCGACCGCCTACGACCGGACCGTCGCCGACGAGATCGTCGCGGTGTCGGACAAGGACTCCTTCCAGATGACCCGCCGGCTGGCCAAGGAGGAGGGCCTGCTGGTGGGCGGCTCCTGCGGCATGGCCGTCGTCGCGGCCCTGCGGGTCGCCGAGCGCCTGGACGAGAACGGCGTCGTGGTGGTCCTGCTCCCGGACAGCGGGCGCGGATACCTCTCGAAGATCTTCAACGACGAGTGGATGGCCGACTACGGCTTCCTGGAGGACGAGGGCCCGAGCGCCCGCGTCGCCGACGTCCTGAACGACAAGGTGCACGGCGCCATCCCCTCCCTGGTCCACATGCACCCGGACGAGACCGTCGGCCAGGCGATCGAGGTCCTGCGCGAGTACGGCGTCTCGCAGATGCCGATCGTCAAGCCGGGCGCCGGTCACCCGGACGTGATGGCCGCGGAGGTCGTCGGCTCGGTCGTCGAACGCGAGCTGCTCGACGCCCTGTTCACCCAGCGGGCCTCGCTGGAGGACCCGCTGGAGAAGCACATGTCGGCCCCCCTGCCCCAGGTCGGTTCCGGCGAGCCGGTCGGCGACCTGATGTCGGTCCTCGGCCGGGCGGACGCGGCCATCGTCCTCGTGGAGGGCAAGCCCACCGGCGTCATCAGCCGCCAGGATCTGCTGGCCTTCCTCGCCAAGGGCGGGAAGTAG
- a CDS encoding ABC transporter ATP-binding protein: MIQFDTVHKRFPNGTTAVHDLTLDMPEGGVTVLVGSSGCGKTTTLRMINRMVEPTSGTIKVGGKDVTEQDAAGLRRSIGYVIQQSGLFPHRTVLDNIATVPLLLGHGRRKARARAAELLETVGLTAEAGKRYPHQLSGGQQQRVGVARALAADPPVLLMDEPFGAVDPVVRTQLQDELLRLQKELSKTIVFVTHDVDEAVRLGDRIAIFRTGGHLVQCAPPAELLARPADDFVADFLGAERGLKLLSLKTLAEVPQGPAPDGGAWTLVRDEAGKPAHWRSADALELPVRPLKDGDSLLAALDESLASPTGLVARVDADGVLTGVTSRDDIHRHAGRAHTEARVAA, encoded by the coding sequence ATGATCCAGTTCGACACGGTCCACAAGCGCTTCCCCAACGGCACGACAGCAGTGCACGATCTCACCCTCGACATGCCGGAAGGCGGCGTGACCGTCCTCGTCGGATCCTCCGGTTGCGGCAAGACGACCACCCTCAGAATGATCAACCGGATGGTCGAGCCGACCTCCGGCACCATCAAGGTCGGCGGCAAGGACGTCACCGAGCAGGACGCGGCCGGACTACGCCGCTCCATCGGGTACGTCATCCAGCAGTCGGGCCTCTTCCCGCACCGCACGGTGCTGGACAACATCGCCACCGTCCCGCTTCTGCTCGGCCACGGCCGCAGGAAGGCCCGGGCCCGGGCGGCGGAACTGCTGGAGACGGTCGGCCTGACCGCCGAGGCCGGCAAGCGGTACCCCCACCAGCTCTCCGGCGGCCAGCAACAGCGCGTCGGTGTCGCCCGCGCCCTCGCCGCCGACCCGCCGGTGCTCCTCATGGACGAGCCCTTCGGCGCGGTCGACCCGGTGGTGCGCACCCAGCTCCAGGACGAACTGCTCCGGCTCCAGAAGGAGTTGAGCAAGACCATCGTCTTCGTCACCCATGACGTCGACGAGGCCGTACGCCTCGGCGACCGCATCGCGATCTTCCGCACCGGCGGTCACCTCGTCCAGTGCGCCCCGCCCGCCGAGCTCCTCGCCCGTCCGGCCGACGACTTCGTGGCCGACTTCCTCGGCGCCGAGCGCGGCCTGAAGCTGCTCTCGCTGAAGACCCTGGCCGAGGTCCCGCAGGGCCCGGCCCCGGACGGCGGCGCCTGGACCCTCGTGCGCGACGAAGCCGGGAAGCCGGCGCACTGGCGCTCGGCGGACGCCCTCGAACTCCCCGTGCGGCCCCTCAAGGACGGCGACTCCCTGCTCGCCGCCCTCGACGAGTCCCTCGCCTCCCCCACCGGTCTGGTCGCCCGCGTCGACGCCGACGGCGTCCTGACCGGTGTCACCTCCCGCGACGACATCCACCGGCACGCGGGCCGCGCCCACACGGAAGCCCGGGTGGCCGCATGA
- a CDS encoding ABC transporter permease — protein MYELFKNLGTWLTSGSQWTGSDGIAHRLAEHLQYSLLATLVAAAIGLPLGLLIGHTGKGAFLAINLASFGRALPTVGLVVLVFLAGGLSMLPVYVALVALAVPAIVTNTYAGMTAVDPDVRDAARGQGMRGHQVLLQVELPLALPLIMTGLRLALIQVVATATIAAYVSFGGLGRYVFDGLAQRDLVQVLGGAVLVAVVAVALDLLLSGLQRFLFLPHSRLRSSGGTPTRTA, from the coding sequence ATGTACGAACTCTTCAAGAACCTCGGCACCTGGCTGACCAGCGGCTCCCAGTGGACCGGCTCGGACGGCATCGCCCACCGCCTCGCCGAGCACCTCCAGTACTCACTCCTCGCGACCCTCGTCGCGGCCGCGATCGGCCTCCCCCTCGGCCTGCTGATCGGCCACACCGGCAAGGGCGCCTTCCTCGCGATCAACCTCGCCTCCTTCGGCCGCGCCCTGCCGACCGTCGGCCTGGTCGTGCTGGTCTTCCTGGCCGGCGGCCTGTCCATGCTCCCGGTCTACGTCGCCCTGGTCGCCCTCGCGGTCCCGGCGATCGTCACCAACACCTACGCCGGCATGACGGCCGTCGACCCGGACGTTCGCGATGCCGCCCGCGGCCAGGGGATGCGCGGCCACCAGGTCCTCCTCCAGGTCGAACTGCCGCTCGCCCTCCCCCTGATCATGACCGGCCTGCGCCTGGCACTGATCCAGGTCGTCGCCACCGCGACCATCGCGGCCTACGTCTCCTTCGGCGGCCTGGGCCGCTACGTCTTCGACGGCCTCGCCCAGCGCGACCTCGTACAGGTGCTCGGCGGGGCGGTGCTGGTCGCCGTGGTCGCCGTGGCCCTCGACCTGCTGCTGTCCGGCCTCCAGCGCTTCCTCTTCCTCCCCCACTCTCGACTTCGCTCGAGCGGGGGGACCCCCACCCGCACTGCCTAG
- a CDS encoding ABC transporter permease, whose protein sequence is MTIDWSWISGHTDDLTTLTVSHLQAALSAVFFGLLISLPLAVVAHRIRPLRGFLLGLSNVLFTIPSIAIFVLLLPVSGLTRTTTVIGLTVYTLVVLLRNTVEGLDSVPARTKEAAKAMGTRPLRTLLTVELPLALPVIMAGVRIATVMSISLVSVATYIGDGGLGQLFTDGFQRDFPTPVIVGVVLTLLLAVVADALLVALQYVLTPWRRRRA, encoded by the coding sequence ATGACCATCGACTGGTCGTGGATATCCGGCCACACCGACGACCTGACCACCCTGACGGTCTCGCACCTCCAGGCAGCCCTGAGCGCCGTCTTCTTCGGCCTGCTGATCTCGCTGCCCCTCGCGGTGGTCGCCCACCGGATCCGCCCCCTGCGCGGCTTCCTGCTCGGGCTCTCGAACGTCCTGTTCACCATCCCGTCCATCGCGATCTTCGTGCTTCTGCTGCCGGTCAGCGGTCTGACCCGCACCACGACCGTGATCGGCCTGACGGTCTACACCCTGGTCGTCCTGCTGCGGAACACGGTCGAGGGCCTCGACTCGGTCCCCGCGAGGACGAAGGAGGCCGCGAAGGCGATGGGCACGCGCCCCCTGCGCACGCTCCTCACCGTCGAACTCCCCCTCGCGCTCCCGGTGATCATGGCGGGCGTGCGGATCGCGACCGTGATGTCGATCTCCCTGGTGTCGGTCGCCACCTACATCGGCGACGGCGGCCTCGGCCAGCTCTTCACCGACGGCTTCCAGCGCGACTTCCCGACCCCGGTGATCGTGGGCGTGGTCCTCACGCTCCTGCTCGCCGTGGTCGCGGACGCCCTGCTGGTGGCCCTCCAGTACGTCCTGACCCCGTGGCGGCGGAGGCGAGCCTGA
- a CDS encoding roadblock/LC7 domain-containing protein, translated as MAAAQDGILEELRRLRARVPQLTGALAADADGLVLAQDTPGVDPEAVAALTGATRALAAQLADETGQGDLRELLVRGVYGYVATYAAGAGAVVTLLAQDRVNVGRLHLEGRRAGARIGELVDSAAAEHTEAITKAPAKPAPARARAARTSRAKPADPRAAATAPTAARTTTES; from the coding sequence ATGGCAGCAGCTCAGGACGGGATCCTGGAGGAGCTGCGCCGGCTCAGAGCCCGGGTGCCGCAGCTCACGGGCGCCCTCGCGGCGGACGCCGACGGTCTCGTCCTGGCCCAGGACACCCCGGGTGTCGATCCGGAGGCCGTGGCCGCGCTCACCGGGGCCACCCGGGCGCTCGCCGCCCAGCTGGCCGACGAGACCGGCCAGGGCGACCTGCGCGAACTGCTCGTGCGGGGCGTCTACGGCTACGTCGCCACGTACGCGGCGGGCGCCGGGGCCGTCGTCACCCTGCTCGCGCAGGACCGGGTCAACGTCGGCCGCCTGCATCTCGAGGGCCGCCGGGCGGGTGCCCGGATCGGGGAGCTCGTCGACAGCGCGGCCGCCGAGCACACAGAAGCCATCACGAAGGCGCCCGCGAAGCCCGCTCCGGCACGTGCCAGAGCGGCTCGCACGTCCCGGGCCAAACCCGCGGACCCGCGCGCAGCGGCCACCGCACCGACGGCGGCCCGCACCACCACCGAAAGTTGA